A region from the Rhodothermales bacterium genome encodes:
- the rnr gene encoding ribonuclease R — protein sequence MPDTRAQLKRQILDHLRNNGKKAFRPKELSKQLSIKDNQRFKLFRSVLGELDEAGLVEKVKGGRYQHRSKQELHGAEGVLQMHPQGYGFVIVPGQNDLFVRGTRLKTALDGDRVRISLAAPVRGQRSDRHREAEILEVLERGRTRTVGTFDKMGHFAFVKPDDQRMTKDIYVAKENFNGATEGDKVIVSIEKYDDPKASPEGRVLEVLGRADDPGVAVLAIALSQGIKHDFPKPVEQEAERISLDISKAEIERRLDLRAKNIFTIDPDDAKDFDDAIHIERLENGNIELGVHIADVSHYVKQGTLLDAEAYERGTSTYLVDRVIPMLPEKLSNGVCSLRPNEDKCAYSCIMEVSSRGAVKSYEIRETVIHSKFRFTYDGAQNIIDGGTQEHPLKDDVLLAAKLARTLTKKRKRQGSIDFDTDEVKVVLDAKGKPVDIVRKERQEANRLIEEMMLLANQTVAAHIGQPKDAKAFVYRIHDRPDQEKIQALRDYVKAFGYQLPVGPDGSVDRKDLNELIEHVKGMPEGPVVKVAALRAMAKAVYSPDNIGHYGLGFKYYSHFTSPIRRYPDLIAHRLLKHYATGGKSVDEGALEQTCDHCSAQERQAVSAERESIKLKVVEYVSEHVGDVFEGVVTGVTKFGVFVEMTKLLAEGLVHVRDMDDDHYEYDERNYTLVGVHTRRTIRLGDPVKVQVAAANVETRKIDLAFVN from the coding sequence ATGCCCGACACCCGCGCCCAACTCAAGCGCCAGATCCTCGACCACCTCCGCAACAACGGCAAGAAGGCGTTTCGTCCCAAAGAGCTCAGCAAGCAGCTCAGCATCAAGGACAACCAGCGCTTCAAGCTCTTCCGCAGCGTGCTCGGCGAGCTCGACGAAGCCGGCCTCGTGGAGAAGGTGAAGGGGGGCCGCTACCAGCACCGCTCGAAGCAGGAGTTGCACGGCGCCGAAGGCGTGCTCCAGATGCACCCGCAGGGCTACGGCTTCGTCATCGTCCCCGGCCAGAACGACCTCTTCGTCCGCGGCACCCGCCTCAAAACCGCCCTCGACGGCGACCGCGTGCGGATCTCGCTCGCCGCCCCCGTCCGCGGCCAGCGCAGCGACCGCCACCGCGAGGCCGAGATCCTCGAGGTTCTCGAACGCGGGCGGACCCGGACCGTCGGCACGTTCGACAAGATGGGCCACTTCGCCTTCGTCAAGCCCGACGACCAGCGGATGACGAAGGACATCTACGTCGCCAAGGAGAACTTCAACGGGGCGACGGAGGGCGACAAGGTCATCGTCTCGATCGAGAAGTACGACGACCCCAAGGCCTCGCCCGAAGGCCGCGTGCTCGAAGTGCTCGGCCGCGCCGACGACCCCGGCGTCGCCGTCCTCGCGATCGCCCTCAGCCAGGGCATCAAGCACGACTTCCCGAAGCCCGTCGAGCAGGAGGCCGAGCGGATCTCGCTCGACATCTCGAAGGCCGAAATCGAGCGGCGCCTCGACCTCCGCGCGAAGAACATCTTCACGATTGACCCCGATGACGCGAAGGACTTCGACGACGCCATCCACATCGAGCGGCTCGAAAACGGCAACATCGAGCTCGGCGTCCACATCGCCGACGTGAGCCACTACGTCAAGCAGGGCACGCTCCTCGACGCCGAGGCGTACGAGCGCGGGACGAGCACGTACCTCGTCGACCGCGTCATCCCGATGCTGCCCGAGAAGCTCTCCAACGGTGTCTGCTCCCTCCGCCCGAACGAGGACAAATGTGCCTACTCGTGCATCATGGAGGTCTCCTCGCGAGGCGCGGTCAAGAGCTACGAGATCCGCGAGACCGTCATCCACTCCAAGTTCCGCTTCACGTATGACGGGGCGCAGAACATCATCGACGGCGGCACGCAGGAGCACCCGCTCAAAGACGACGTCCTCCTCGCCGCCAAGCTCGCCCGGACGCTCACGAAGAAGCGCAAGCGCCAGGGCTCGATCGACTTCGACACGGACGAGGTGAAGGTCGTGCTCGACGCGAAGGGCAAGCCCGTCGACATCGTGCGGAAGGAGCGGCAGGAAGCGAACCGGCTGATCGAGGAGATGATGCTGCTCGCGAACCAGACCGTCGCCGCGCACATCGGCCAGCCCAAAGACGCCAAAGCGTTCGTTTACCGCATCCACGACCGGCCCGACCAGGAGAAGATTCAGGCCCTCCGTGATTACGTCAAGGCGTTCGGCTACCAGCTCCCCGTCGGCCCCGACGGCAGCGTGGACCGGAAGGACCTCAACGAGCTGATCGAGCACGTGAAGGGGATGCCCGAAGGGCCGGTGGTGAAAGTCGCCGCGCTGCGGGCGATGGCGAAGGCGGTCTACTCGCCCGACAACATCGGGCACTACGGGCTCGGCTTCAAGTATTACTCGCACTTCACCTCCCCCATCCGCCGCTACCCGGACCTGATTGCGCACCGCCTCCTCAAGCATTACGCGACCGGCGGCAAGAGCGTGGACGAGGGCGCGCTCGAACAGACCTGCGACCACTGCTCGGCGCAGGAGCGGCAGGCCGTCTCGGCCGAACGCGAGTCGATCAAGCTGAAGGTCGTCGAGTACGTCAGCGAGCACGTCGGCGACGTGTTCGAGGGCGTGGTGACGGGCGTGACGAAGTTCGGCGTGTTCGTCGAGATGACGAAGCTGCTCGCCGAGGGGCTCGTGCACGTCCGCGACATGGACGACGACCACTACGAGTACGACGAGCGGAACTACACCCTCGTCGGCGTCCACACGCGGCGGACGATCCGCCTCGGCGACCCGGTGAAGGTGCAGGTCGCCGCCGCGAACGTCGAGACCCGGAAGATCGACCTCGCCTTCGTGAACTGA
- a CDS encoding alpha/beta hydrolase, producing the protein MRLSSRPVLSAIVLTFALVASGCGLFLRLGVGLVYDRVDLPEEQVIRDVPYAADGLAKHRLNLFLPTPDSVRAAGGWPTVVFVHGGGWTEGDNDLEVGGADVYNNIGRFFASRGIGAATVSYRLLPDVRWPAQIDDVAAAVAWLHAHVGDYGGDPDGLVLMGHSAGAQLAARVAFDGEPLTAQGLSTDVVCGLIAVSGAGYDLEDEETYALSNDPAYYARRFDPDGTDPDWQTAASPLRFVDADAPPTLVLYAGGETEALQRQSQLLAAALAESAVAHEVVVVPGQSHERIVPTLSRDDRTAGPAMLDFVRSGTCR; encoded by the coding sequence ATGCGCCTCTCCAGCCGGCCGGTTCTCTCAGCAATTGTGCTGACGTTCGCGCTCGTCGCAAGCGGATGTGGGCTCTTCCTCCGCCTCGGCGTCGGGCTCGTCTACGACCGCGTCGACCTCCCCGAAGAGCAGGTGATCCGCGACGTGCCCTACGCCGCCGACGGCCTCGCCAAGCACCGGCTCAACCTGTTCCTCCCAACGCCCGACAGCGTCCGCGCTGCCGGTGGCTGGCCGACCGTCGTGTTCGTCCACGGCGGCGGGTGGACCGAGGGCGACAATGACCTCGAAGTCGGCGGGGCCGACGTGTACAACAACATCGGCCGCTTCTTCGCGAGCCGGGGCATCGGCGCGGCGACGGTGAGCTACCGGCTGCTGCCCGACGTCCGCTGGCCCGCGCAGATCGACGACGTGGCGGCGGCCGTCGCGTGGCTGCACGCGCATGTCGGAGACTACGGCGGCGATCCCGACGGGCTGGTCCTCATGGGCCACTCGGCCGGGGCCCAACTCGCCGCCCGCGTTGCCTTCGACGGGGAGCCGCTCACGGCGCAGGGGCTCTCGACGGACGTCGTCTGCGGGCTGATCGCCGTCAGCGGGGCGGGCTACGACCTCGAAGACGAGGAGACCTACGCCCTCAGCAACGATCCGGCGTACTACGCCCGCCGCTTCGACCCCGACGGCACCGATCCCGATTGGCAGACGGCGGCCTCGCCGCTCCGATTTGTGGACGCCGACGCGCCGCCGACCCTCGTCCTCTACGCCGGCGGCGAGACCGAAGCGTTGCAGCGGCAGTCGCAGCTCCTCGCCGCGGCGCTCGCCGAATCAGCGGTCGCGCACGAAGTCGTTGTCGTGCCCGGCCAGAGCCACGAGCGGATCGTGCCGACGCTCAGCCGCGACGACCGGACGGCGGGCCCGGCGATGCTGGATTTCGTGCGTTCGGGGACGTGCCGCTAG
- a CDS encoding DUF3140 domain-containing protein, which translates to MADFSDDQQATYDAFRDLVNMAPQELEDWLDTDESKSVGQKDGGGESVGHRSGRRIVEIKRMNKDDLTDSDLDHMNEVVGYIKRHKAQVPSSDIAESDWRYSLMNWGHDPCKDSDVDC; encoded by the coding sequence ATGGCTGACTTCTCCGACGACCAGCAAGCGACCTACGACGCATTCCGCGACCTCGTGAACATGGCCCCGCAGGAGCTCGAAGACTGGCTCGACACCGACGAGTCGAAGTCCGTCGGGCAGAAAGACGGGGGGGGCGAGTCGGTCGGGCACCGCTCCGGCCGCCGCATCGTCGAGATCAAGCGGATGAACAAGGACGACCTCACCGACAGCGACCTCGATCACATGAACGAGGTCGTGGGCTATATCAAGCGGCACAAGGCGCAGGTCCCGAGCTCCGACATCGCGGAGAGCGACTGGCGCTACTCCCTCATGAACTGGGGCCACGACCCGTGCAAAGACAGCGACGTGGACTGCTGA
- a CDS encoding DUF4174 domain-containing protein produces the protein MNVAAPLLLSLLVGTAALGQPATPDPMPFDPADHRWTHRLLYVFAPSDDHPDLVAQRQSATGFVDGFRDRDLLFVSVLDRGESRADGRAIDAASAQALREAYGIEPGAFAVVLVGKDGTAKRRSDAPVAIEVLFQQIDGMPMRQREMRDRDRQ, from the coding sequence GTGAACGTCGCCGCACCCCTGCTCCTCTCCCTTCTCGTGGGCACGGCCGCGCTCGGCCAGCCCGCCACGCCCGACCCGATGCCCTTCGATCCCGCCGACCACCGGTGGACCCACCGGCTGCTCTACGTCTTCGCCCCGTCCGACGACCACCCTGACCTCGTCGCCCAACGGCAAAGCGCGACGGGTTTCGTCGACGGCTTCCGCGACCGTGATCTGCTGTTCGTCTCCGTGCTCGATCGGGGCGAGAGCCGCGCGGACGGCCGGGCAATCGACGCCGCTTCGGCTCAGGCGTTGCGTGAGGCGTACGGGATCGAACCCGGCGCGTTCGCCGTCGTGCTCGTCGGGAAAGACGGGACGGCGAAGCGGCGGAGCGATGCGCCCGTCGCCATCGAAGTGCTCTTCCAGCAGATCGATGGGATGCCGATGCGCCAACGTGAGATGCGCGACCGCGACCGGCAGTAG
- the pbpC gene encoding penicillin-binding protein 1C produces the protein MRLRPSLLALGFAAALLVSLAWPLPDAAAPSGAVVSTSVTDRVGGLLREVRPDGRGRPVPLDAVGPDVIAALVATEDRRFWRHPGIDPLAIGRAAWHRATGGPRSGGSTLTMQVARSLRGRTDRGLADKFAEAHLAVRLELRLTKREILALWLNRVPFGNGAHGIESAARLYFGKGARDLTTAEAAFLVGLPQSPSRYDPFRHPERAHARQRRVLDAMEREDRITPAERARLAALPLPLAAPDRSFRAPHFVEFVLADADGSPAEVRTTLDATLQSEAEHVVRAHLAVLDASVTAAAAVVLDNRTGDVLAYVGSPDYWDARGGQNDGVRMLRQPGSTVKPFTYGLALASGRYSPASILPDLDVQILEAGGAFSPENYDRRFHGPVPLRQALASSYNVPAVVVAREIGPEALLRAYRRAGLTSLHRPADHYGVGLTLGNGEVSLLELARAYAGLGRGGTLPPVRPVRWTRSVRGDTLRAPEPRFEPNGLPPAVAYLLTDILSDPEARAPGFGRGGPLELPFPSAVKTGTSKDYRDNWAVGTTPTHTVAVWAGNFDGSPMRWVSGVSGAGPILHALLRTLGSGGDFARPAGIAEAVVCPQSGLRPGAHCPSRAREVFLVGTVPTDTCDVHRRVALDRRTGLLADADTPADAVDDRLFAVYAPEYHDWMRAQGLPLPPTVSRAETEAKGTALVYSDRLRVQYPASGTVFHLDPVLRADYQRLTLRGAADADVLDLEWWVDGERLPGGIDAVSWALRPGRHRIELRGIGPEGQRLRSRPADVLVRS, from the coding sequence ATGCGCCTCCGTCCCTCCCTACTCGCGCTGGGCTTCGCCGCCGCGCTGCTCGTGTCGCTGGCGTGGCCGCTGCCGGACGCCGCGGCCCCGTCCGGCGCCGTCGTGAGCACAAGCGTGACGGACCGCGTCGGCGGGCTGCTGCGCGAGGTTCGGCCCGACGGACGCGGCCGACCCGTCCCGCTCGACGCCGTCGGCCCCGACGTCATCGCCGCGCTCGTGGCGACGGAAGATCGCCGGTTCTGGCGGCACCCCGGCATCGACCCGCTCGCGATCGGCCGCGCCGCGTGGCACCGGGCGACGGGCGGCCCGCGCAGCGGCGGCTCGACGCTCACGATGCAGGTCGCCCGCTCACTCCGGGGCCGGACCGACCGCGGGCTCGCCGACAAGTTCGCCGAGGCGCACCTCGCCGTTCGGCTCGAACTGCGGCTTACGAAGCGGGAGATTCTCGCGCTCTGGCTCAACCGCGTCCCCTTCGGCAACGGCGCGCACGGCATCGAATCGGCGGCGCGGCTCTACTTCGGCAAAGGGGCGCGCGACCTCACGACGGCCGAGGCGGCGTTCCTCGTAGGCCTCCCGCAGAGCCCGAGCCGATACGACCCGTTCCGCCACCCCGAGCGGGCCCACGCCCGGCAGCGCCGCGTGCTCGACGCGATGGAACGGGAGGACCGGATCACCCCTGCCGAACGCGCACGCCTCGCCGCCCTCCCCCTCCCGCTCGCCGCGCCCGACCGCTCGTTCCGCGCCCCGCACTTCGTTGAATTCGTGCTCGCGGATGCGGACGGCTCGCCCGCCGAGGTCCGCACGACGCTCGACGCGACGTTGCAATCCGAGGCCGAACACGTCGTCCGCGCCCACCTCGCCGTGCTCGACGCGAGCGTAACGGCGGCGGCGGCCGTCGTGCTCGATAACCGGACGGGCGACGTGCTGGCCTATGTCGGGAGCCCGGACTACTGGGATGCACGCGGCGGACAGAACGACGGCGTGCGGATGCTCCGGCAACCCGGCAGCACCGTCAAACCCTTCACGTACGGTCTCGCCCTCGCCTCGGGCCGCTACTCGCCCGCCTCGATCCTGCCCGACCTCGACGTGCAGATTCTGGAGGCCGGCGGTGCGTTCTCGCCCGAGAACTACGACCGGCGCTTCCACGGGCCGGTCCCACTCCGGCAGGCGCTCGCGAGCTCGTACAACGTCCCCGCCGTCGTCGTCGCCCGCGAGATCGGGCCGGAGGCGCTGCTACGGGCGTATCGGCGGGCCGGACTCACGTCGCTGCACCGCCCCGCCGACCACTACGGCGTCGGGCTCACGCTCGGCAACGGCGAGGTGTCGCTGCTCGAACTGGCGCGGGCGTACGCCGGGCTAGGGCGCGGCGGCACGCTCCCGCCCGTCCGCCCCGTCCGCTGGACGCGCTCCGTCCGGGGTGACACGCTCCGCGCGCCGGAGCCGAGGTTCGAGCCGAACGGCCTCCCTCCCGCCGTCGCGTACCTCCTCACCGACATCCTCTCCGACCCCGAGGCGCGCGCGCCGGGCTTCGGTCGCGGCGGACCGCTCGAACTCCCGTTCCCCTCCGCCGTGAAGACCGGCACGTCGAAGGACTACCGCGACAACTGGGCCGTGGGCACGACGCCGACGCACACCGTCGCCGTGTGGGCGGGCAACTTCGACGGGAGCCCGATGCGGTGGGTGAGCGGGGTCAGCGGGGCCGGGCCGATCCTCCACGCCCTCCTCCGCACGCTCGGCTCCGGCGGCGACTTCGCCCGGCCGGCAGGCATCGCCGAGGCCGTCGTCTGTCCGCAGAGCGGGCTCCGCCCCGGCGCCCATTGCCCGAGCCGGGCGCGCGAGGTCTTCCTCGTCGGCACCGTCCCGACCGACACCTGCGACGTCCACCGCCGCGTCGCGCTCGACCGCCGCACCGGCCTGCTCGCCGACGCCGACACGCCCGCCGACGCCGTGGACGACCGGCTCTTCGCGGTCTACGCGCCCGAGTATCACGATTGGATGCGCGCCCAGGGCCTCCCGCTCCCCCCGACCGTCAGCCGTGCCGAGACGGAAGCGAAGGGCACCGCGCTCGTCTACTCCGACCGCCTCCGCGTGCAGTACCCCGCCTCCGGCACCGTCTTCCACCTCGACCCCGTGCTGCGGGCCGACTACCAGCGCCTCACCCTTCGCGGCGCCGCCGACGCCGACGTGCTCGACCTCGAGTGGTGGGTTGATGGCGAGCGGCTGCCGGGCGGGATCGACGCCGTATCGTGGGCGCTGCGACCCGGCCGTCACAGGATCGAGCTTCGGGGCATCGGGCCGGAAGGGCAACGCCTCCGCAGCCGCCCCGCCGATGTGCTCGTTCGCAGCTAA